In a genomic window of Nostoc sp. UHCC 0870:
- the recO gene encoding DNA repair protein RecO: MSRTYKATGINLKTQVLGESDRIVTILTREFGLIRAVAPGSRKHNSSLGGRSGMFVVNELLISKGRSLDRITQAQTVKTYPGLSQDLGKLAASQYLAEIVLCQALSEHPQEELYELLNEHLQRLEALPKTQPSSILASLAHAVFHLLALAGLPPQVQACCLTQRSLTPDLTNPNWQVGFSIPTGGIICLEAWDNLRKEANRRAREAGEQRSRGAEEQGSRGAGEQRRRTLTQSPIPNPQSPIPSPQSPIPNPQSPIPNPQPPKPDYQTVIHRQEIPVISVRLNSIELNMLQQLSQPEIMQISTTRDESWLSVEQILRQYAQYHLGRPIRSATLIDSYFAANHHDATV, from the coding sequence ATGAGTAGAACCTATAAAGCAACGGGGATTAATCTCAAAACCCAGGTGCTGGGCGAATCAGATAGAATAGTGACAATATTGACACGAGAATTCGGTTTGATTCGAGCAGTTGCCCCAGGCTCACGTAAGCACAATTCTAGTCTTGGTGGTAGAAGTGGGATGTTTGTAGTTAATGAACTACTGATTTCCAAAGGGCGATCGCTCGATAGAATCACTCAAGCACAAACAGTAAAAACTTATCCAGGTTTGTCCCAAGATTTGGGAAAATTAGCTGCTAGCCAGTATCTAGCAGAAATAGTTCTTTGTCAGGCATTGAGTGAACATCCCCAAGAAGAACTATATGAATTACTTAATGAACATCTCCAGCGTTTGGAGGCTTTACCTAAAACACAGCCATCTAGCATCCTCGCCAGCCTAGCTCATGCAGTTTTTCACCTCCTAGCATTAGCAGGACTCCCCCCACAAGTTCAAGCCTGTTGTTTAACTCAACGCTCCCTGACTCCAGACCTAACAAATCCCAATTGGCAGGTAGGTTTTAGCATCCCCACGGGTGGAATTATTTGTTTAGAAGCTTGGGACAATTTGCGAAAAGAAGCAAACAGGAGAGCAAGGGAAGCAGGGGAGCAGAGGAGTAGGGGAGCAGAGGAGCAGGGGAGCAGAGGAGCAGGGGAGCAAAGAAGAAGAACTTTGACCCAATCCCCAATCCCCAATCCCCAGTCCCCAATCCCCAGTCCCCAATCCCCAATCCCCAATCCCCAATCCCCAATCCCCAATCCCCAACCCCCAAAACCTGACTACCAAACAGTTATACATCGCCAAGAAATCCCAGTAATTTCTGTGCGTTTAAATTCTATTGAACTTAATATGCTCCAACAGCTCTCACAACCAGAGATAATGCAAATTAGCACCACCAGAGATGAAAGCTGGTTATCTGTGGAGCAGATTTTGCGCCAGTATGCTCAGTATCATTTAGGTCGCCCTATTCGCTCCGCTACTCTAATCGATTCTTATTTTGCTGCCAACCATCATGATGCAACCGTCTGA
- a CDS encoding MFS transporter, giving the protein MQPSDFDKKILPLSPTHARTQNRASAPTAPNYLSVVPHSLPSHTNNQEKSSPDISTQDKSWTSEIPKTDLPESLTDIESDDAGSQRNGYSKPVSTSADNSGGGGEATSGGTTEQQGFAAVFKNPNFLALWGGQVFCQLADKVYLVLMIALINSEFQGSNQSISGWVSALMMAFTIPAVLFGSVAGVFVDRWSKKAVLVATNAWRGILVLVIPLLLWLTHDWQPIGIIPVGFAIILGVTFLVSTLTQFFAPAEQAAIPLVVKEQDLLSANSLYTTTMMASVIVGFAVGEPLLAVADSIWAQLGGNNGFGKELLVGGSYAIASIILLLLATNEKTHAPETEFPHVFSDLQDGLRYLKENSRVRNALLQLMILFSVFAALTVLAVRMAEIIPNLKASQFGFLLAAGGVGIAVGATIIGQFGQRFSYSQLSLFGCIGMAASLLGLSLFTTQLWAVLLLVALLGVFGALVGIPMQTAIQTETLPEMRGKVFGLQNNVVNIALSLPLALAGVAETFVGLRAVFMGLSAIVISGGILTWYNSRD; this is encoded by the coding sequence ATGCAACCGTCTGATTTTGATAAGAAGATTCTGCCGTTGTCACCCACTCACGCCAGAACACAGAATAGGGCATCAGCTCCAACTGCGCCAAATTATTTGAGTGTTGTTCCTCATTCTCTTCCTAGTCACACTAATAACCAAGAGAAGTCTTCACCAGACATTTCTACACAAGATAAAAGTTGGACATCGGAAATCCCAAAAACTGATTTACCAGAGTCATTAACTGATATTGAATCAGATGATGCTGGTAGCCAAAGGAATGGATATAGTAAGCCAGTGTCCACTAGTGCAGATAATTCTGGTGGTGGTGGGGAAGCAACATCAGGAGGAACTACTGAACAGCAGGGGTTTGCAGCTGTGTTCAAAAACCCCAATTTCCTTGCGCTTTGGGGTGGTCAGGTTTTTTGCCAACTCGCCGACAAAGTTTATTTGGTACTGATGATTGCTTTGATTAACTCTGAGTTTCAAGGCAGTAATCAAAGTATCAGTGGTTGGGTGTCAGCATTGATGATGGCTTTTACTATCCCCGCCGTGCTGTTTGGTTCGGTGGCGGGTGTATTTGTAGATCGGTGGTCAAAAAAAGCTGTGTTAGTAGCTACCAATGCTTGGCGCGGTATTTTGGTGTTAGTGATTCCCTTACTGTTGTGGTTGACTCATGATTGGCAACCCATAGGCATAATACCTGTAGGCTTTGCCATCATTTTAGGCGTAACTTTTTTAGTATCTACATTAACCCAATTTTTTGCCCCAGCAGAACAAGCAGCAATTCCTCTGGTGGTGAAGGAACAGGATTTACTTTCAGCTAATTCCTTATATACGACAACGATGATGGCATCGGTAATCGTAGGGTTTGCGGTGGGAGAACCGCTATTAGCCGTGGCGGATAGTATTTGGGCACAACTGGGTGGTAATAATGGATTTGGGAAAGAACTTTTAGTTGGTGGTAGTTATGCGATCGCTAGTATTATTCTGCTACTGTTAGCAACTAACGAAAAAACCCACGCGCCTGAAACTGAATTTCCTCACGTATTTTCTGACTTGCAAGATGGTTTGCGCTATCTCAAAGAAAATTCTCGTGTCCGTAATGCTTTACTACAATTAATGATTTTATTTTCTGTGTTTGCAGCCTTAACAGTTTTAGCTGTTCGCATGGCAGAAATTATTCCTAACTTAAAAGCTTCTCAGTTCGGCTTTTTACTAGCTGCTGGCGGTGTGGGAATTGCTGTGGGAGCTACAATAATTGGTCAGTTCGGTCAACGCTTTTCTTATAGTCAACTGAGTTTATTTGGTTGTATTGGGATGGCAGCATCTTTGTTGGGTCTATCGCTGTTTACGACCCAACTATGGGCTGTGTTACTTTTGGTAGCACTACTGGGTGTATTTGGGGCTTTGGTAGGTATCCCCATGCAGACCGCTATTCAAACCGAAACCTTGCCCGAAATGCGTGGTAAAGTCTTTGGTTTACAAAATAATGTCGTTAATATTGCCTTGTCTCTACCCTTAGCATTAGCAGGGGTAGCAGAAACCTTTGTTGGTTTAAGAGCCGTGTTTATGGGATTATCTGCGATCGTCATTTCTGGCGGTATTTTGACTTGGTATAACTCCCGCGATTAA
- a CDS encoding glycosyltransferase family 4 protein, translating to MRIAWIGKKSPFCGNVTYSREITNALLDRGHQVSFLHFAQEDSEAHNWPNCQEVSLPFLYKSQVYTIPTFTATKVLTESLREIKPDIVHASLTLSPLDFFLPEICDQLNLPLIATFHTPFAGKGAKLISGTQLLAYQLYAPFLDNYHRVIVFSQIQRELLANMGVRDKKIAVIPNGVDIDRYSPGHSTVKAEFKAERLFVYQGRLAPEKNVESLLRAWKQANMAAGSKLLMVGDGPLRTSLEPFYGADCGVIWLGFVADEERRINILRGADGFILPSLVEGLSLSLLEAMACGLACIATDVGADGEVLEKGAGVVMNPKTVRSQLRTLLPLFQDHPELTTLLGQKARKRVLDLYTLSKNITHLEELYREVLAQRPVKLKWGA from the coding sequence ATGCGTATAGCCTGGATTGGAAAAAAATCACCCTTTTGTGGCAACGTCACTTACAGTAGAGAAATTACCAACGCCTTGTTAGATAGAGGGCATCAAGTTAGCTTTCTCCACTTTGCTCAAGAAGACTCTGAAGCCCACAATTGGCCAAATTGTCAGGAAGTTTCCTTACCCTTCCTTTATAAGTCACAGGTTTACACCATACCCACTTTCACAGCCACAAAGGTATTAACTGAGTCACTCAGGGAAATTAAACCAGATATTGTCCACGCTTCTTTGACTTTATCTCCCCTTGACTTTTTTCTACCAGAAATTTGTGACCAATTAAATTTGCCCCTCATTGCGACATTTCACACACCATTTGCAGGTAAAGGTGCAAAGCTAATCTCAGGAACACAACTTTTGGCTTATCAACTCTATGCACCTTTTTTAGATAACTACCATCGGGTAATTGTGTTTTCTCAAATTCAGCGAGAATTGTTAGCTAATATGGGTGTGCGAGACAAAAAAATCGCAGTTATTCCCAACGGTGTAGATATTGATAGATATTCTCCTGGACATTCTACAGTTAAAGCAGAATTTAAAGCAGAACGTTTATTTGTTTATCAAGGAAGACTAGCCCCAGAAAAAAATGTAGAATCACTGCTGAGAGCCTGGAAGCAAGCCAATATGGCGGCGGGTAGTAAGTTGTTAATGGTTGGTGATGGCCCTTTAAGAACTTCTTTAGAACCATTTTATGGTGCTGACTGCGGCGTTATTTGGTTAGGCTTTGTGGCTGATGAAGAACGGCGGATCAACATTTTACGGGGTGCAGATGGATTTATTTTGCCTTCCTTAGTAGAGGGTTTGTCCCTATCACTTTTAGAGGCGATGGCTTGTGGGTTAGCTTGTATAGCTACCGATGTAGGCGCAGATGGGGAAGTATTGGAAAAAGGCGCAGGGGTAGTGATGAATCCTAAAACCGTGCGATCGCAGTTACGCACGCTGTTACCATTATTCCAAGACCATCCTGAGCTAACAACCCTACTGGGACAAAAAGCTAGAAAACGTGTATTAGACCTTTACACTCTCAGTAAAAATATTACTCATTTAGAAGAACTTTATCGAGAAGTTTTAGCACAGCGACCTGTAAAACTCAAATGGGGAGCTTAA
- a CDS encoding Uma2 family endonuclease has product MAQSLEKVFTFDEFLDFLATQPETVRYELHDGDIIQMPPPPGKHEQIVAFLTMILGYECLRLKLNYGIPKTATVKPENKTSGYYPDVLLMNFSNLRNEPLWDKQSILSQRDSIPLVIEVVSTNWRDDYHKKFADYEEMGIQEYWIVDYAALGSKELIGDPKQPTITIYSLSDEGEYRGKQFRGDDRIESPIFLDLNLTVEQIFHCVIE; this is encoded by the coding sequence ATGGCACAATCTCTAGAAAAAGTATTTACATTTGATGAATTTTTAGATTTTTTGGCAACACAACCAGAAACTGTTCGCTATGAATTACACGATGGAGATATCATTCAAATGCCTCCACCACCAGGGAAACATGAACAAATAGTAGCATTTTTAACAATGATTCTAGGCTATGAGTGTCTTCGTCTCAAACTTAATTACGGTATACCTAAAACAGCTACAGTAAAGCCAGAAAATAAAACATCAGGGTACTATCCAGATGTTTTATTAATGAATTTTTCTAACTTGAGAAATGAACCACTGTGGGATAAACAATCAATCCTTAGTCAGCGAGATTCAATCCCATTAGTAATTGAAGTTGTCAGTACTAATTGGAGAGATGATTATCATAAAAAGTTTGCTGACTATGAAGAAATGGGTATCCAAGAATATTGGATTGTGGATTATGCAGCTTTGGGTAGTAAGGAGTTAATAGGCGACCCCAAACAGCCAACAATCACAATTTACTCTTTAAGTGATGAGGGAGAATATCGTGGTAAACAGTTTAGAGGAGATGACCGTATAGAATCCCCAATATTCTTAGATTTAAATCTAACGGTTGAGCAAATTTTTCACTGTGTGATTGAGTGA